The Halanaerobiales bacterium genome contains the following window.
GGAAATGATAGAAAAAAGTGAAAATAAAAAACTTATTAGTTTATTTTCTAATAATCCAGAAATTTTTAATTTTGGCTGTCAGGGACCTGATTTCTTTTTTTATAGTGATTTTTGGCCCTGGATTAAAGAAAAAAATGGTGTGGAATTAGGGGAAAAGATGCATAAAGAAAAAACTGATATTCTTATTCTAGAGATTTCTAAATATTTAAAAGAGATAAAAAAAGACAAACAAAATGAAAAAAAATATGACAAATTATTAATTTATTTAAGTGGATTTATAGCTCACTATGCTCTTGATCTTAAAGTCCATCCATTTATTTATAAATATGGTGGGGAAGGTAATGATCATAAAAAATTAGAAATGGAACTTGATTTAAAAGTTGCTAAAGAAAAGTGGTATTTAAATATTGAAAAAATTTTTCCAGTTAATTTTTTTGATTTTGGTGATCAATTACCTGACTATTTAACAGAATTCTATATTTATATATTGAAAAAAGTTTTTGGTTTTTCTAGAAATTATAAACAAATTAATAAATCTTATCAGGATTTCAAAAAATTTCATCGAATTTTTTATAGTCCCCAGGGTATAAAATCATCTATTATTCAAATTATTGATAAAGTAGCTCCTATAGAAATAGCTCTTTATAGTTATAAAGGAAATTCTAATTTTAAAATACTTAATGAGCAATTATATAATAAATTTGAAAAAAGGTATAATGAAGGTATTAAAGAGGCTTTGCGTTTATATAAATTGCTTTTTTCTTTTTTGAATGGAACAATTTCTGAACTTGAATTAAAAATTAAAATAGAAAAAAAGAATTTTTTGGGAAAGAAAATCAGTTAATGCTGAGCTTCTTTCCTTCCTTTTTCTACATTTACAGTTGTTAAAACGATCATTCCTAAAATGAAAAAAGCAGCCACAGAAATTATTCCATATCTGCTTGAACCAGTTAGTTGCCCCATATAAGCAAATACTGTTGGGCCAACTATTGCCGCAAATTTACTTGAAATACCAAAAAATCCAAAAAATTCAGCAGATTTATTTTTGGGAACCATACTACCATATAATGAACGACTAAGAGCCTGAGCTCCACCCTGTACAAGGCCTACCATTCCTGCTAATATCCAAAAATCAAGAGCTGTATCTAAAAAATAGCCATTAATTGTGATCAGGGTATAAACAATTAGTGCAATATATATTCCTTTTTTAGCACCAATTTTTTCACCAAGTTTTCCAAAAATAAGAGCACAGGGAATACCGATAAATTGTGTTAAAAGTAAAGCCCCTATAAGATCAGATTGACCAATTCCAACTTCTCTTCCATAAATTGTAGCCATTCTGATAATGGTTCCAATTCCATCATTAAAAAGCCAGAATGCTATTAAAAATTTCCATAATTCCCGATACTGCCTAATATTTTCCAGGGTGTTTTTTACTCTATTAAAACCAATAGCAGCATATTTTTTTACTTCTAAAATTTCTTTTCTTTTTTCAGGATCTGGTAAATATTTAAAAGTAGGTATTGAAAATAAAAACCACCAGATTGATACTGTTACAAAACTTAATTTAGTAGCCATTAAAGTACCATTTATCCCAAACAAAGAGGGTTTTGAAATCATCAAAAGATTTATAGCCAGGAGTATTCCTCCCCCAAGATACCCAGCTGAATAACCAAGAGATGAAACATAATCAATTTTAGTATTATCAGTTATATCAGGTAAAAATCCATCATAAAAAACATTTCCTCCTGAGAAACCAATATTTGCAATAATAAAAAATAATGAAGCTAATATATAATTACCTTCGTTTATGAAAAATAATAACCCTGTTCCAATTATGCCTAGATAGGCAAAAACTCTTAGGAAAAACTTTTTTGAGTCTGAATGGTCAGCTATTGCTCCTAATATAGGAGAGAGTACTGCAATGACAATCATAGCACCAGTCTGGGTGTAACCCCAATAGGAAGTAGCTAAATTGTTTGGCAAATTAACTGCTGCAACATCTTTATAAAAAATCGGAAGAACTGCTGATAAAATTGTTGTAGCAAAAGCAGAATTTGCCCAATCATAAAGGGCCCAGGAATAAATTTGCTTTTTTTCTTTATTCATTATTCCACCACACTTTCTTTTCTTAATTACTCTTTCTTTGAAAATTAAGTAATTTCCTGCATTGAAATAAAGTTTTAACAAAATTTTTACATATAGTATTAATTTAGTTGACATTAAACTCCTAAAAAGATAAAATGTTAATAGAGCTTAATGATAATCAATATTATTCAAGGAGGGTATAAATATGGCCGAATTTCATGAAGATAATCTTTCTGAAGAAGCAAAAGATTATCACCGTATCATAAAAAGTTTAATGGAAGAATTAGAAGCAGTTGATTGGTATAACCAAAGAGCAGATGTAACTACAGATCAATCTGTACAGGGCATAGTAGAACATAATCGTGATGAGGAAATTGAACATGCAGCTATGGCTATTGAATGGCTTAGACGTAATGATCCAGTCTGGGCAGAGGAGTTAGAAACTTATCTTTTTACTCAATCTGAAATTACAGCTGTTGAAGAAGAAGCTGAAGGTGGGGGAGCTGAAGGAGAAGAAGACACAAATAATACTTCCACTTCAACTAACCAATCTCTTGGAATTAGTAGTTTAAAAGGAGGGAACAATTAATGGATATTCTTAATCGCTCATTAGCACCAATACCTCAAGAAGCCTGGGATTTTATAGATGATGAAGCTCGTGAAATTTTAACTATGAATTTAAATGCACGTAAAGCTGTTGATTTTGTAGGCCCTAAAGGTATGGATTTTGGTGTTGTAAATACTGGTAGAATAAAAGAAATAAATGGTAATGTAGAGGGAGCTGAATTTTCCAAACGTGAGGTATTACCTCTTATAGAAGTAAAAGTACCATTTAAATTAGATAAAAAAGAAATTGAATCTTTGGCTAGAGGAGCAGTGGATGTAGATACTGATCCTTTAGTAGAAGCTGCCAAAAAACTTTCCAAAATAGAAAATGATGCTATTTTTTATGGTCTTGATGAAGGGAATATAAGTGGTATAATCTCAAGTCTAGATACAGGTGAGGTAGTTTTAGAAAAAGAAAGAAACAAACTAGTTTCTTCTATTGTTTCTGCAGTCAATGAGCTACAGGATGATGGGATTGAAGGTCCATTTAATTTAATGCTCGGTGAAAAGCTTCATAATTTAATTTATGAATTAGATGATAAAGGTTATCCACTTGTAAACAAGCTGGAAAATGCTATTGGTGGAGAAGTTGTTTTTGTGCCTACTCTTGAAGATGAGGGTGTACTTATTTCAACTAGAGGCGAAGATTTTGAGCTTATAGTTGGACAGGATATTTCTATTGGTTATTCAAAGCAAACTGGAGATGAATTAGAATTTTTCTTCTATGAAACATTTACATTTAGAGTAAATGATCCAGGAGCAGCTGTTCAGGTAAAATAAATTTAAGGCATTGATTAATTAACCTCCCTGTAAAAAAGGGAGGTTTTTTTGCAGGAATATGAGAATAATTGTTGAAATAATAATTAAGCAATAAAAATTATTCTTAATATTTTGAAATGCAATTTTGAAAATTTAATAAAGTTCCGAGTATTCTCTTCTAAAGCTATATCATTGCCAGGAAGAAATACCGATGGGTTATTGGAGAAATCTAATTGCCTCCCATTCTTGGAAAGGAAATTATTATTTATAATTCTCCTTTCTTTATGGAGAATTTTTTCTTTTTAAAGTAATAATCTGGAGGTGATAAAAATCAAAACAAAATTAATAATTCTGTTTTTAGTGATTTTAATAACAGCTATATCATTTTTTGTTATAAGTAATAATTCAGAATTAAATAAATATCTAACTGATAATATAACTGAGATAAAGTTAATAAAAGATAATGGTAAGGTAGTTGAATTAGAACAAACTATTATCTCAGAAGGATTTAAAGATGATATCAAGATACTACTTACTATAAATATTAATGATGATAAAATAAAAAATGTTGATGTTATAGAAGAAGATGAATCTGAAGGTTATGGTAGTTATATTAATGAAGATTGGTTTCAAAGAAGATTTAAAGCTAAAAATACAGATGAAAAATTAGAAACTATTAAGATGTCTGCTAAACAAAATAATCAAATTGTTGCTGTTACTGGAGCAACTGAAAGTAGTAAAGCAGTTGTTAATGGTGTTAATTTTGGTATTGATAATTATAACAAAATTAAAGAAGAAGTTAATTTGCAAAAAATTAATTAAACAGGGGGAATTAAGGTGAAAATTAAAAAAGCATTATCAATTTTTATTATGTTAGTGATGGCAATTGTTTTATTTAGTACAGTTACTATAGCTAAGGAAGATGAATTTAAGATAATTGGTTTAACCGAAGAAGATATTACTGTTTCTATAAGTGAATTAAAAGATCTTCCATCTGTGACAAGAGATGTTACTTCTGTCGATTCCAGCGGTGATGAAGATAATTATACTGTAACAGGAGCTCTTTTTTCTGATTTATTAGAAAAGAAAGGAAAATCTCAAAAAAATCTTAAGGCAGTTAGATTTATAGCAAGTGATGGTTATTCAATAGAAGTTTCTGAAAATATTTTAGAAAATAGAGATATCATTTTAACCTATGAAATTGATGGTGAAGCTCTCTATGAAGAAGCTAAACCTATGAGAATAGTGATTCCGGAAGAAAGGGCTATGTACTGGGTGAAAAAAGTAACAGAGATTAAAGTTATTGATATGAAAGAAACAGTGGAAATTAATAATCTGGTATTTTTAGAAACAATTAATTCAGAGTTAGAAAAAGTTGACTATACATATTATGAAAGTAATGATAAAGCGGTAAAAATTTCTGAATTAATAAAAAAATTAGATGTTGAAAAAACGGGAAGAACTGTATATATGGAAGCTGCTGATGGATTTACAAAGGATGAAAAAACTGAAATATTTGAAAATGGCTATTTTAAAGTAACTGGTGAATATGTCCCTATGTTTTTATCCCCAGATATACCTAAAGGAATGTATGTAAAAAATCTCTTATTTGCTAGATATGGTTCTGCATCTATTTTTTCTCTTAAGCAGTCTCTAAATGTTCATAAACATCAAACAATAGGAGAAAATAAAGGCGTATCTTTAGCTGAAATTATATCAGAGAGTGGTTTGAAAAAAGGAGATAAATATAAATTAATAGCAATTGATGGTTATTCAGTTGAAGTTGATGCAGAAGAAACTAAAAATGCTATTTTGTATTTTGATGGTGAAAATGTAGTAAGAGTTTCTTTTGCTAATCTCAGTGGAAAATACTCTGTTAAATATCTCTATAAAATTTTACCAATTAATTAATCTAATAAATAATTGGTTCAGACTGAGGTGAAAATCATATGCTTAAGAAATTTTTAAATAGTTTTTCAGTATTTCAGCTGGTGATAATTGCTCTAATGGCTGGGCTTGGTGTAGCTACTAAACCTATTATTGTACCTCTGGCCCATATGATAACTGGCCCCCTTTATATTCCAGGGGGGGTTATCGCCGGAGGCTTCTATATGATGTGGCTGGTAATGGGAGCAGGTTTAGTAAAAAAAAGAGGTGCTGCTACACTTATAGCTATGGTTCAGGCGATTATGATGGTTTCTCTCGGTATATATGGGACTCATGGTATTGTTAGTTTTTTTACTTATATAATTCCTGGTTTAGCTGTAGATTTTGTTTTTGTATTTTTCTCTGATCCAACAAAGGCTATACCCTGTTTTTTAGCTGGAATAGCAGCAAATATAAGTGGGACATTCTTAGTAAATATTGTTTTTTTTAGATTACCCTTAATACCTCTTATTCTCTCTTTAAGTAGTGCCTCACTTTCTGGGGGTTTAGGAGGATTAATATCTTATTCAGTGATTAAACAGTTTGAAAAATTTGATATATTAGATTAAGTTTAATTTGAGGTGATTTTATGAAAAATAAAGATGTATTTTTATATATTATTTTAATAATTTTAATAGTTTTGAGTGGCTTTTTATTTTATAATAAATTTGATTTAGTAGTCAGTAATGATTCTGGATATATTCCATTTTTTAAGGTAGAGGGAGATATAAAAGAAGTTATTAATACAAATGATTTTAATGAATTAAATAGTCTAAAAAAAGTATCAATAAATTATAAAGAAGAAAAAATAAAAGTATATAAACTAAAAGATATTTTGAATAAAACTAAACCTCTTTCTGAGAATTATGATATTGTTTTTTCTGCTAAAGATGGACTAAGAGCTAAAATAACATCTGGAAATATTGAAGAATCTTACATCAATTTTTCCAGTAAAAATGGCTGGGAAGCTATAAATTTAAATCATCCTATTAGTAGCAATATAAAAAGACTTGAAAAAATAACTGTTGTTTCTAAATTTAAGGAAAAACATAATAATCAATCATTTAATATTGTTAACGAGAAAAGTAATCTTTTAGAAAAAACTCCAGGTCAGTTTTTAACTGAAGAATATTTCTATAAAGCAGTTTTTGAAGGAGCATCTTCAGTAAATAAAAATAAAAAAAATAATAGTGTAAGTATTTATACAGAAAAAAGAGTATTATATCCTGAAGAACTAATTAATAATAAGATGAATTCAAGAACAATAATTATAGGAGATAAAGGAGAAACTTTTAATTACAGAGGAGGTATGCTGGAACTTAAAGAAAATTATCTAAACTATATTAACTCTGAAGAAAAAATTAAAGAAGAGAAAATTAAGGGAATGATAGTTGATGCTCCTCTGCAAAGCATTAAAAATGTTTATCATGATAGTCTCCATTATTTAAAACAGAATGAAAAAGTTATGGTAATATTTTTGGATGGTTTTGGTTATCATCAATATCTTTACTGTCTTGATAATAATTTTGCACCTTATATGACAAAAATTGAAAATAATACAAGAGCCCTGACATCCTACAAACCAGTTTCAAATACCGGACTGGCTACAGCTTTGACAGGAAAAGGACCAGAAGAACATGGAATTTATTCCCGTGATTTTAATGAATTAAAAAGCAAAGATTTATTTAAAAAAGTAGAAGAAATAGGCTTAAAGAGTAAATATATTGAAGGAAATATAAAGATATTAAATACCTCTCAGGATCCTATTTTAAATCCTGATTTGAATAATAATGGGACTACTGATGATGAAGTTTTTGGGACAGCTAAAAAAGAGATTGAAAAAAAAGCTTCATTATTTTTTATACATTTTCATGGGATTGATGATTCTGGACATGATAATGGGCCCTATTCTAAAAAAACAATAGAGGTTATAAAAAAGACTGACGAATATATAGCTGAATTGGCAAAAAATTGGTCTGGAAAAATAATTATAACTGCTGACCACGGAATGCATAAAACTGCTAATGGTGGAGACCACGGTTTGCTTCTTTATCAGGATATGTTTGTTCCTTATCTAGTAACAGAAGGAGGCGATGATTATGAAAAATAAAAAAATTATTTTTTCAGTATTAATAATTTTAGTGATAGTAATTGCAGTTACAGCTTATATAAACAGAGGTAGTCTTTCTAAAAAAGATACAGCTCAAAAAGAGGCTATTGTTACTTTTAAAATAGATGGAGAAGAAGTAGATAGTATTAGTATGGATCATATAAAAGAACAGGGAGAAAAAACTTTTTCCAAAGAATTAGATACTAGTGATTCGGGTCCAGTTGAACAGCATTATACAGGGGTCCCCCTTAAAAATATTTTAAATTCATTAGATATTGATATGGGTAATAAAGAACAGGTAATAGTCAAAGCAATAGATGGTTACACTGTTGCTTTAACTGCAGAAGAAGTTATGATGGGAAATAATGTTTATCTGATTTACAAAAATAATGGTGAATTTTTGAAAACTAAAAAGCAGGGTGGAACCGGTCCTTATAGATTAGTTATTCGTGAAGATCAATTTGGTCAACGTTGGAATAAATTTGTTACTGAGGTTAATATAAAATGAGATTATTATTAAGTACTCAAAATTTGTCATTTGGTTATAAAAATAATAATGAAAAAATATTAAAAAATATAAATTTAAATTTATACAAAGGGGAAATTCTTGCTATTTTAGGTTTGAGCGGCAGTGGAAAAACTACTCTCTGCCACTGTCTTAGTGGTATTATTCCTCACATTTATGAAGGTGAACTCAAAGGAGAAGTGCAAATCAAAGGGAAGTCAATATTAGATTTAGATTTACCCAAAATTGCAGAATATATAGGAATTGTTTTTCAAAATCCAGAAACTCAGGTTTTTTTTCCAGTTGTTGAAGATGAATTGGCTTTTGGACCGGAAAATTTATGTATAAGCAGAGAAGAAATAGGAAAAAGAATAGAAAACATTTTATCTCTTTTGGGAAAAGAGAATTTGAGATATAAAAAAACAAAACA
Protein-coding sequences here:
- a CDS encoding ABC transporter ATP-binding protein — its product is MRLLLSTQNLSFGYKNNNEKILKNINLNLYKGEILAILGLSGSGKTTLCHCLSGIIPHIYEGELKGEVQIKGKSILDLDLPKIAEYIGIVFQNPETQVFFPVVEDELAFGPENLCISREEIGKRIENILSLLGKENLRYKKTKHLSGGEKQLTVLASVLALEPEILIFDEVMSQIDTKGKKLIKEIIILLKEKGKTIVMVEHDLENAEIADRKLLLKNGRLKKFAGEL
- a CDS encoding FMN-binding protein, giving the protein MIKIKTKLIILFLVILITAISFFVISNNSELNKYLTDNITEIKLIKDNGKVVELEQTIISEGFKDDIKILLTININDDKIKNVDVIEEDESEGYGSYINEDWFQRRFKAKNTDEKLETIKMSAKQNNQIVAVTGATESSKAVVNGVNFGIDNYNKIKEEVNLQKIN
- a CDS encoding MFS transporter; the encoded protein is MSTKLILYVKILLKLYFNAGNYLIFKERVIKKRKCGGIMNKEKKQIYSWALYDWANSAFATTILSAVLPIFYKDVAAVNLPNNLATSYWGYTQTGAMIVIAVLSPILGAIADHSDSKKFFLRVFAYLGIIGTGLLFFINEGNYILASLFFIIANIGFSGGNVFYDGFLPDITDNTKIDYVSSLGYSAGYLGGGILLAINLLMISKPSLFGINGTLMATKLSFVTVSIWWFLFSIPTFKYLPDPEKRKEILEVKKYAAIGFNRVKNTLENIRQYRELWKFLIAFWLFNDGIGTIIRMATIYGREVGIGQSDLIGALLLTQFIGIPCALIFGKLGEKIGAKKGIYIALIVYTLITINGYFLDTALDFWILAGMVGLVQGGAQALSRSLYGSMVPKNKSAEFFGFFGISSKFAAIVGPTVFAYMGQLTGSSRYGIISVAAFFILGMIVLTTVNVEKGRKEAQH
- a CDS encoding molybdopterin-dependent oxidoreductase, which translates into the protein MKNKKIIFSVLIILVIVIAVTAYINRGSLSKKDTAQKEAIVTFKIDGEEVDSISMDHIKEQGEKTFSKELDTSDSGPVEQHYTGVPLKNILNSLDIDMGNKEQVIVKAIDGYTVALTAEEVMMGNNVYLIYKNNGEFLKTKKQGGTGPYRLVIREDQFGQRWNKFVTEVNIK
- a CDS encoding ferritin-like domain-containing protein, with protein sequence MAEFHEDNLSEEAKDYHRIIKSLMEELEAVDWYNQRADVTTDQSVQGIVEHNRDEEIEHAAMAIEWLRRNDPVWAEELETYLFTQSEITAVEEEAEGGGAEGEEDTNNTSTSTNQSLGISSLKGGNN
- a CDS encoding alkaline phosphatase family protein; this translates as MKNKDVFLYIILIILIVLSGFLFYNKFDLVVSNDSGYIPFFKVEGDIKEVINTNDFNELNSLKKVSINYKEEKIKVYKLKDILNKTKPLSENYDIVFSAKDGLRAKITSGNIEESYINFSSKNGWEAINLNHPISSNIKRLEKITVVSKFKEKHNNQSFNIVNEKSNLLEKTPGQFLTEEYFYKAVFEGASSVNKNKKNNSVSIYTEKRVLYPEELINNKMNSRTIIIGDKGETFNYRGGMLELKENYLNYINSEEKIKEEKIKGMIVDAPLQSIKNVYHDSLHYLKQNEKVMVIFLDGFGYHQYLYCLDNNFAPYMTKIENNTRALTSYKPVSNTGLATALTGKGPEEHGIYSRDFNELKSKDLFKKVEEIGLKSKYIEGNIKILNTSQDPILNPDLNNNGTTDDEVFGTAKKEIEKKASLFFIHFHGIDDSGHDNGPYSKKTIEVIKKTDEYIAELAKNWSGKIIITADHGMHKTANGGDHGLLLYQDMFVPYLVTEGGDDYEK
- a CDS encoding family 1 encapsulin nanocompartment shell protein — translated: MDILNRSLAPIPQEAWDFIDDEAREILTMNLNARKAVDFVGPKGMDFGVVNTGRIKEINGNVEGAEFSKREVLPLIEVKVPFKLDKKEIESLARGAVDVDTDPLVEAAKKLSKIENDAIFYGLDEGNISGIISSLDTGEVVLEKERNKLVSSIVSAVNELQDDGIEGPFNLMLGEKLHNLIYELDDKGYPLVNKLENAIGGEVVFVPTLEDEGVLISTRGEDFELIVGQDISIGYSKQTGDELEFFFYETFTFRVNDPGAAVQVK
- a CDS encoding ECF transporter S component, yielding MLKKFLNSFSVFQLVIIALMAGLGVATKPIIVPLAHMITGPLYIPGGVIAGGFYMMWLVMGAGLVKKRGAATLIAMVQAIMMVSLGIYGTHGIVSFFTYIIPGLAVDFVFVFFSDPTKAIPCFLAGIAANISGTFLVNIVFFRLPLIPLILSLSSASLSGGLGGLISYSVIKQFEKFDILD
- a CDS encoding molybdopterin-dependent oxidoreductase gives rise to the protein MKIKKALSIFIMLVMAIVLFSTVTIAKEDEFKIIGLTEEDITVSISELKDLPSVTRDVTSVDSSGDEDNYTVTGALFSDLLEKKGKSQKNLKAVRFIASDGYSIEVSENILENRDIILTYEIDGEALYEEAKPMRIVIPEERAMYWVKKVTEIKVIDMKETVEINNLVFLETINSELEKVDYTYYESNDKAVKISELIKKLDVEKTGRTVYMEAADGFTKDEKTEIFENGYFKVTGEYVPMFLSPDIPKGMYVKNLLFARYGSASIFSLKQSLNVHKHQTIGENKGVSLAEIISESGLKKGDKYKLIAIDGYSVEVDAEETKNAILYFDGENVVRVSFANLSGKYSVKYLYKILPIN
- a CDS encoding zinc dependent phospholipase C family protein, translated to MPDFWTHLIAGEEMIEKSENKKLISLFSNNPEIFNFGCQGPDFFFYSDFWPWIKEKNGVELGEKMHKEKTDILILEISKYLKEIKKDKQNEKKYDKLLIYLSGFIAHYALDLKVHPFIYKYGGEGNDHKKLEMELDLKVAKEKWYLNIEKIFPVNFFDFGDQLPDYLTEFYIYILKKVFGFSRNYKQINKSYQDFKKFHRIFYSPQGIKSSIIQIIDKVAPIEIALYSYKGNSNFKILNEQLYNKFEKRYNEGIKEALRLYKLLFSFLNGTISELELKIKIEKKNFLGKKIS